Proteins encoded within one genomic window of Rhizobium favelukesii:
- a CDS encoding endonuclease/exonuclease/phosphatase family protein: protein MHAKKDSLPANILASIRSRRKRLDAAHSEQKPRLDGTLIASYNVHKCVGNDRRFDPERTSRVIHEIGADVIALQEADTRFGERTGILDLGRLERETGLIPVPVNGMAKAHGWHGNVVLFKRGLVRDVHQINLPGLEPRGALVAELDLERGGALRIIAAHFGLLRHSRAQQAKMLVELMADKREVPTILLGDLNEWRLGDRSSLHTFQSVFGPQPLAVPSFPARLPVLALDRIMANRKGVVTAVEAHDTPLARVASDHLPVKAVVNLKRVEELSTKS from the coding sequence ATGCATGCCAAAAAGGACAGCCTGCCCGCCAACATCCTAGCGTCGATCCGCAGTCGAAGAAAGCGGCTGGATGCGGCACATTCGGAGCAAAAGCCGCGCTTAGATGGCACTCTGATCGCCTCCTACAACGTCCACAAATGCGTCGGCAACGACCGGCGCTTCGACCCGGAGCGAACCAGTCGCGTCATTCATGAAATCGGCGCTGACGTCATCGCACTGCAGGAGGCCGACACCCGCTTTGGCGAGCGCACCGGCATCCTCGACCTTGGTCGGCTGGAGCGGGAAACCGGACTGATCCCGGTGCCGGTGAACGGCATGGCCAAGGCTCATGGCTGGCATGGCAATGTCGTGCTCTTCAAGAGAGGCTTGGTGCGTGACGTGCACCAGATCAATCTTCCCGGGCTCGAGCCTCGCGGTGCGCTTGTCGCCGAACTCGATCTGGAACGCGGCGGGGCCTTACGCATCATCGCCGCCCATTTTGGCCTGCTTCGCCACTCGCGCGCGCAGCAGGCCAAAATGTTGGTCGAACTGATGGCAGACAAGCGAGAGGTCCCGACCATCCTGCTCGGCGATCTCAATGAATGGCGGCTCGGCGACCGCTCGTCGCTGCACACGTTCCAATCCGTTTTCGGCCCGCAGCCGTTGGCCGTGCCGAGCTTTCCCGCACGACTTCCCGTCCTCGCTCTTGATCGCATCATGGCGAACCGCAAGGGCGTCGTGACAGCAGTCGAGGCCCACGATACGCCGCTTGCCCGCGTCGCGTCGGATCACTTGCCAGTCAAAGCAGTGGTCAATCTCAAGCGGGTGGAGGAGCTGAGCACGAAGAGCTAG
- a CDS encoding phospholipase D-like domain-containing protein: MFYLISTYWPHILFVVSLAMGAAAAIHAAMTKEEVRAAIGWVGVIILSPIIGAVLYAIAGINRIRRASLSLRRDALMPDADLDELESFDADSEIVITGFGRRFAALQTLGDRVARNPLATGNTIDMLETGDDCYAAMKTAIDGAERSVLLETYIFDRDPLGLRIADCLIAAVKRGVEVRVLIDAVGARYSVPSILGYLAEGGVTVSVFNGNVIIGLRLPYANLRTHRKIFIVDGRIALTGGMNIRAGFTREMAGENFARDTHFSVTGPVVADLFNVAAEDWRFTTGEILQGEAWRTALPERQPGDPVFMRVVASGPDRSIETNHKMLMGAFSIARQSIRIMSPYFLPDRELISALATAARRGVEVDIVVPAVNNLVLVDRAMTAQFDQILTNYCRIWRSSGAFSHSKLLSIDGVWSYVGSSNLDPRSLRLNFEIDLEVLNEGFASEIDDHIDEAIKLASPVTLQGLRARPFAVRLLEKVLWLGSPYL, encoded by the coding sequence ATGTTTTATCTCATATCGACCTATTGGCCACATATTCTATTCGTTGTTTCGCTCGCCATGGGCGCCGCAGCAGCGATCCACGCAGCCATGACCAAGGAAGAGGTTCGCGCCGCGATCGGCTGGGTCGGCGTCATCATTCTCTCGCCAATCATCGGGGCCGTGCTTTATGCGATTGCCGGCATCAACCGTATCCGGCGCGCCTCGCTGAGCCTTCGGCGTGATGCGCTGATGCCCGACGCGGACCTTGACGAGCTCGAAAGCTTCGACGCCGACAGCGAAATCGTCATCACTGGCTTCGGCCGTCGTTTCGCGGCCCTGCAGACACTCGGCGACCGCGTCGCCCGCAATCCGCTGGCAACCGGCAATACGATCGACATGCTGGAGACGGGCGACGACTGTTACGCCGCGATGAAGACGGCGATCGATGGCGCTGAGCGCAGCGTCCTGCTGGAAACCTACATTTTTGACCGCGACCCGCTCGGACTGAGGATCGCAGATTGCCTCATAGCCGCCGTAAAGCGTGGCGTCGAGGTGCGCGTGCTGATCGATGCCGTCGGCGCCCGCTATTCCGTGCCGAGCATTCTCGGATACCTTGCCGAGGGCGGCGTTACCGTCTCGGTCTTCAATGGAAACGTCATCATCGGGTTGCGTTTGCCATATGCGAACTTGCGCACCCACCGCAAGATCTTCATCGTCGACGGCCGCATTGCGCTGACAGGCGGCATGAACATTCGGGCCGGATTCACACGCGAGATGGCGGGAGAAAACTTCGCCCGCGACACCCATTTCAGCGTCACCGGGCCGGTTGTCGCCGATCTCTTCAACGTCGCGGCTGAGGACTGGCGCTTTACCACCGGCGAAATCCTGCAAGGAGAGGCGTGGCGAACCGCGCTGCCCGAGCGGCAGCCGGGGGATCCCGTCTTCATGCGTGTCGTGGCATCGGGGCCTGACAGAAGCATCGAGACGAACCACAAAATGCTGATGGGGGCCTTCTCCATTGCGCGCCAATCGATCCGTATCATGTCGCCCTATTTCCTGCCGGACCGCGAGCTCATCAGTGCACTGGCGACGGCGGCAAGACGCGGCGTGGAGGTCGATATCGTCGTTCCGGCTGTCAATAATCTCGTTCTCGTCGACCGCGCCATGACCGCGCAATTCGACCAGATCCTCACCAACTACTGCCGCATCTGGCGCTCCAGTGGTGCTTTCAGCCACTCCAAGCTCCTGTCGATCGATGGCGTCTGGTCCTATGTCGGATCGTCCAACCTCGACCCGAGGTCGCTGCGGCTGAATTTCGAGATCGACCTGGAGGTGCTGAATGAAGGCTTTGCCAGCGAGATCGACGACCATATCGACGAGGCCATCAAGTTGGCTTCGCCGGTCACGCTCCAAGGCTTGCGCGCGCGCCCCTTCGCCGTCCGGTTGCTCGAGAAGGTCCTTTGGCTCGGATCGCCCTACTTATAA